A window from Dehalobacter sp. DCA encodes these proteins:
- a CDS encoding sulfurtransferase TusA family protein, whose protein sequence is MKLVDARGYSCPEPVIFTKRALADDPSEIMVIVDNETSKINVERFLRVAGYRVEVDHEQPNQYSLKGIKKT, encoded by the coding sequence TTGAAACTTGTTGATGCCAGAGGATATTCCTGTCCGGAACCCGTAATTTTTACCAAAAGAGCTTTAGCGGATGATCCTTCAGAAATCATGGTCATTGTCGATAATGAGACATCCAAAATTAACGTTGAACGGTTTTTGAGAGTTGCCGGATATCGGGTCGAAGTTGATCATGAGCAGCCAAATCAATATTCTCTAAAGGGAATAAAGAAAACTTAG
- the selB gene encoding selenocysteine-specific translation elongation factor, protein MERYLIIGTAGHVDHGKTHLIQALTGISTDRLKEEKERGISIELGFAYLTLPDGRKAGIIDVPGHEKFVRQMLAGASGMDIVLLIIAADEGVMPQTQEHLDILNMLNVEKGIVVLSKIDLVDQEWLSMIEKDTREKLQDSFLRDAPYCKVSSVTGQGIPELLQTIMTVLQTTEGKRLDLPSRMPIDRVFTIRGFGTVVTGTLNTGTIQKGQEVCLEPGGQTVKIRNIQVHGEQVSEAYAGQRVAINIAGLAVSDIPKGASLVDPGYYNAGQILDVELFNLASEQRTIKQRQRIHFHLGTAETLGRVHLLAQEELAPGEKGFAQIILEEPVVAAKGDRFVIRYYSPVATIGGGVVLSLANAKQKRFREKVITEFRSKAEGGLTNQIKKELTIPLSSDEVRKKSALGQDEVQLALDRLKNDQTVVILAEDGLSLFWLKSTAEEWALKANAEAMKYQKTYPLRGGIGREELKRILKTAVSHKRWQLILEWGADHQYFRLSSSLVQAVSEIELPEDIRQKLDALQKIWEKAGLNPPGQETAVAECGVPAAKFPEYAEYLKTNNVWKQVGEFYIAASAIEKAKIILEKHLQENGRITVSEARDCWQTSRKFAVPLLEYFDSIHITERNGDIRVKPGSAQNRG, encoded by the coding sequence ATGGAAAGATATCTAATTATTGGAACAGCAGGCCATGTGGATCATGGGAAAACCCACCTTATTCAAGCCTTGACAGGTATAAGCACAGACCGGCTCAAGGAAGAGAAGGAAAGAGGAATTTCGATCGAGCTTGGGTTTGCTTATCTGACACTCCCGGACGGTCGCAAAGCAGGAATCATTGATGTACCGGGTCATGAAAAATTTGTCCGTCAAATGTTAGCCGGCGCGAGCGGAATGGATATTGTTCTACTGATTATTGCTGCCGATGAAGGCGTGATGCCTCAAACCCAGGAACATCTGGATATATTAAACATGTTAAATGTAGAAAAAGGAATTGTTGTACTGTCAAAAATTGACCTGGTTGATCAGGAATGGCTTTCTATGATTGAAAAGGATACCAGAGAAAAACTCCAAGACAGTTTTCTGAGGGATGCTCCGTATTGCAAAGTATCTTCTGTCACTGGCCAGGGAATTCCGGAATTGCTGCAGACAATTATGACTGTGCTCCAAACAACCGAGGGGAAACGTTTGGATCTTCCGTCAAGAATGCCGATTGACAGAGTTTTTACGATTCGGGGGTTTGGAACGGTGGTCACAGGGACTTTAAACACAGGGACGATTCAGAAAGGACAGGAAGTATGCCTGGAACCCGGGGGACAAACCGTGAAAATTAGAAATATTCAAGTTCATGGCGAACAGGTCTCCGAAGCTTATGCCGGACAGCGGGTTGCGATAAACATAGCTGGACTGGCTGTAAGTGATATTCCCAAGGGGGCAAGCCTTGTTGATCCCGGATATTATAACGCAGGACAAATTTTAGACGTAGAACTGTTTAACCTCGCGTCAGAGCAAAGAACGATTAAACAAAGGCAGAGGATACATTTTCATTTAGGAACGGCCGAAACACTGGGACGGGTTCATCTTCTGGCCCAGGAAGAATTGGCTCCCGGGGAGAAAGGGTTTGCCCAAATTATTCTGGAGGAACCGGTTGTCGCAGCAAAAGGGGACCGGTTTGTAATCAGGTACTATTCACCTGTCGCGACGATCGGCGGAGGGGTTGTGCTGAGCCTGGCTAATGCCAAACAAAAACGTTTTCGAGAAAAGGTCATAACCGAATTTCGGTCTAAAGCAGAAGGCGGCTTAACCAATCAAATAAAAAAAGAGCTTACTATCCCTTTATCTTCCGATGAAGTCAGGAAAAAGTCTGCTCTCGGGCAGGACGAAGTTCAGCTGGCTTTGGATCGTCTCAAAAATGATCAGACTGTTGTGATCTTAGCTGAGGATGGATTATCATTATTCTGGCTTAAAAGTACAGCAGAAGAATGGGCTCTTAAAGCAAATGCGGAAGCAATGAAATATCAAAAAACATATCCGCTGCGCGGAGGAATTGGCAGAGAGGAATTAAAAAGAATCCTGAAAACGGCTGTCTCCCATAAACGCTGGCAGTTGATTTTAGAATGGGGAGCAGATCATCAGTATTTCAGGCTAAGCAGCAGTCTGGTCCAGGCAGTATCTGAAATCGAGCTGCCTGAGGATATCAGGCAAAAGCTTGACGCTTTGCAAAAAATCTGGGAAAAGGCAGGGCTAAATCCTCCGGGGCAGGAAACTGCGGTTGCAGAATGCGGGGTACCCGCTGCAAAATTTCCGGAATATGCCGAATATCTTAAAACAAATAACGTCTGGAAACAGGTAGGAGAATTCTATATTGCAGCAAGTGCAATAGAAAAAGCTAAAATAATATTGGAAAAGCACCTGCAAGAAAATGGACGGATTACGGTTTCTGAAGCACGGGACTGCTGGCAGACTAGCCGTAAATTTGCGGTGCCTTTACTGGAATATTTTGATTCAATTCATATTACAGAAAGAAACGGAGACATCAGGGTAAAACCAGGATCTGCCCAAAATCGAGGCTAA
- the yyaC gene encoding spore protease YyaC, with protein sequence MNPLPGIREKEHLRAHYTDRPGLYLLQLRLKKYLKAAAGRPVVLLCIGTDRSTGDSLGPLTGTKLDEKGLSGLTVVGTLEKPVHAENLESTLKNLFAKYCNPYIIALDACLGQLDSVGYISLAEGPLKPGTAVKKELPEVGEIHLTGIVNINGFMQYMVLQNTRLSIVWQMSEVLCNLFQRTYFLLNQS encoded by the coding sequence TTGAACCCATTGCCAGGAATTCGAGAAAAAGAGCATCTGCGCGCCCATTACACAGACCGTCCCGGTCTTTACCTGCTTCAGTTAAGGTTGAAAAAATATCTGAAAGCTGCGGCCGGTAGACCGGTGGTTCTATTATGTATAGGGACGGATCGTTCTACAGGCGATTCTCTGGGGCCTTTAACCGGCACAAAACTAGATGAAAAAGGGCTTTCGGGATTGACGGTTGTCGGAACGCTCGAAAAGCCTGTTCATGCAGAAAACCTTGAATCCACCCTGAAAAATTTGTTTGCCAAGTATTGCAATCCCTATATTATTGCCCTGGATGCCTGCCTGGGTCAACTTGACTCCGTCGGCTACATCAGCCTGGCAGAAGGCCCTTTGAAACCAGGAACCGCCGTAAAAAAAGAACTGCCGGAGGTAGGAGAAATCCACCTTACCGGCATTGTCAATATCAACGGTTTTATGCAATACATGGTGCTGCAAAACACCAGATTGAGTATCGTATGGCAAATGTCCGAAGTACTATGTAATTTGTTCCAGCGGACTTACTTCTTGTTGAATCAATCGTGA
- a CDS encoding DUF4446 family protein, whose amino-acid sequence MFSVLEPEMIVVLAVSVVALIVTVIAIVMTNALRIRMSKFEKSYISLQTFLSGTQLEELLSANLKEVAELSRIAAEHGQRLKLAEDKVRNGIDRAELVRFNSFENMGADLSFTLALLNQEKTGVVLTGIHSVEECRIYAKGIEKGQANVKLSPEEKLAIEKASKNELTI is encoded by the coding sequence TTGTTTTCTGTTTTAGAACCCGAGATGATTGTCGTCTTGGCAGTATCGGTTGTAGCCTTGATCGTTACCGTGATTGCGATTGTTATGACCAATGCTCTACGTATCCGTATGAGTAAATTTGAAAAATCCTATATCAGCCTGCAGACGTTCTTATCCGGAACACAGCTGGAAGAACTGCTGAGCGCCAATTTAAAAGAAGTTGCTGAATTAAGCCGTATTGCTGCAGAGCATGGGCAAAGGCTTAAGCTTGCCGAAGATAAAGTCCGCAACGGAATTGACCGCGCGGAACTGGTCCGATTTAATTCTTTCGAAAATATGGGTGCCGACCTGAGCTTCACCCTTGCTTTACTGAATCAGGAAAAGACCGGCGTCGTCCTTACAGGAATTCATAGTGTTGAAGAGTGCAGAATCTATGCCAAAGGGATCGAAAAAGGGCAGGCCAATGTTAAACTTAGCCCTGAGGAGAAGCTCGCTATTGAAAAAGCCTCGAAGAATGAGCTAACTATTTAA
- a CDS encoding ParB/RepB/Spo0J family partition protein: MSKKGLGRGLGALITERETESSEIKEIMLVDIVPNPGQPRREFDREKLQELAGSIQEHGLLQPILVKPEGNRYIIIAGERRFRATQLAGIDRINCIVRDCTEQEMTEKALIENIQRADLSPVEEGLAYARLIQDYSLTQEQVAKRVGKGRPTVANLLRIIQLPAEVLELINKEAISLGHAKVILSLDNKEQQISLAKRAVEEVLSVRETEMIAQNSEKKVQRAKNAVKTPKNKSYSSLNDIEEKLRHSFQTKVAVSGSEEKGKIEINYYSRDELNRLLERWEIEV, from the coding sequence GTGTCTAAAAAAGGTTTAGGCCGAGGGCTTGGCGCTTTGATTACGGAAAGAGAAACGGAAAGCAGTGAAATTAAAGAAATAATGCTGGTGGATATTGTACCAAATCCTGGCCAGCCGAGACGGGAGTTTGACCGTGAAAAACTTCAAGAGCTTGCGGGCTCCATTCAAGAACATGGATTGCTGCAGCCTATCCTTGTAAAGCCTGAAGGAAACAGATACATCATCATTGCGGGAGAGAGACGTTTTCGGGCTACACAGCTTGCAGGGATCGACCGGATTAACTGTATTGTCAGAGACTGTACTGAGCAGGAAATGACGGAAAAGGCTTTAATCGAAAATATCCAGCGTGCGGACTTATCTCCTGTAGAAGAAGGCCTCGCTTATGCACGATTAATTCAGGATTATAGCCTAACTCAGGAACAGGTTGCTAAGCGCGTCGGTAAAGGCAGGCCTACTGTAGCCAACTTACTTCGGATTATCCAGCTGCCTGCTGAAGTTCTGGAACTGATTAATAAAGAAGCAATTTCTTTGGGACATGCCAAGGTGATACTTTCTTTAGACAATAAAGAGCAGCAAATTTCCCTGGCGAAACGGGCCGTTGAGGAAGTATTATCTGTAAGGGAAACGGAAATGATTGCTCAAAATAGCGAAAAGAAAGTGCAACGTGCCAAAAATGCTGTGAAGACACCAAAAAACAAGAGCTATAGTTCTTTAAATGATATTGAAGAAAAACTGCGGCACAGTTTTCAGACCAAGGTAGCTGTATCAGGAAGTGAAGAAAAAGGAAAAATTGAAATTAATTATTATTCCCGGGATGAACTTAACCGGCTTTTAGAACGTTGGGAGATTGAAGTTTAA
- a CDS encoding ParA family protein: MARIIAIANQKGGVAKTTTAVNLSSSLVEKGKKVLLVDLDPQGNATSGCGIMKHRLSRCIYDVIINEENIQSVIADTELKNLKVAPARIELAGAEIELVSQLYREGKLATALQGIKDEFDFIIIDCPPSLGLLTLNALCAATDVLIPIQCEYYALEGLSLLVNTLDKVKRSINRDLQVIGVLLTMFDARTNLSIQVVDEVKKYFRDKVFRTIIPRNVRLSEAPSHGQPIILYDSKSRGAEVYRDLAEEVLERV, from the coding sequence TTGGCCAGAATCATTGCTATAGCAAATCAAAAAGGAGGAGTCGCCAAAACAACGACTGCTGTGAATCTCTCCTCCAGTCTGGTTGAGAAAGGGAAAAAAGTTCTCCTCGTTGATCTTGATCCACAGGGAAATGCCACCAGCGGTTGTGGTATTATGAAACATCGGTTGTCCCGCTGTATTTATGATGTAATTATCAATGAAGAAAACATTCAAAGTGTGATCGCCGATACAGAGCTGAAAAACTTAAAGGTTGCGCCTGCCCGTATTGAACTGGCCGGTGCCGAGATTGAGCTGGTCTCCCAGCTGTACCGTGAAGGAAAGCTTGCAACTGCTTTGCAGGGAATAAAGGATGAATTTGATTTTATCATTATTGATTGTCCCCCTTCCCTGGGACTTCTTACGTTGAATGCGCTTTGTGCGGCAACAGATGTTCTGATTCCTATTCAATGTGAGTATTATGCGCTGGAAGGTTTAAGCTTGCTGGTCAATACGCTTGATAAGGTCAAACGTTCCATTAATAGAGACCTTCAAGTTATCGGCGTACTTTTGACCATGTTTGATGCGAGGACAAATTTATCGATTCAGGTCGTCGATGAGGTCAAGAAATATTTTAGAGATAAAGTCTTCAGAACCATTATCCCCCGGAATGTTCGGCTTAGTGAAGCCCCAAGCCATGGTCAGCCGATCATTCTATATGATAGCAAGTCGCGTGGGGCTGAAGTATATCGAGATTTAGCCGAGGAGGTCTTGGAACGTGTCTAA